A region of Bactrocera dorsalis isolate Fly_Bdor unplaced genomic scaffold, ASM2337382v1 BdCtg041, whole genome shotgun sequence DNA encodes the following proteins:
- the LOC105232512 gene encoding probable 2-oxoglutarate dehydrogenase E1 component DHKTD1 homolog, mitochondrial isoform X1: MLRQITAARHTQTFFLQQVHRRGYQSEKGVYGYRPLPKRVFRVSDEVLQSRNAQGNVYRWIEAYRKHGHKLATINPISIRDQQSTTIDELNPEFYGLAPYNSVQPQGLINLPELGTGKPATVIELATLLKNIYCGTSLSAEFDYIESLEEREWLSRHFEQLALGYQQQQPGFSFSEDARRQIAELLVKSQTWDNFMAIRFASVKRYGGEGAESLLAFYWQLLRSAAQDGIEDIVVAMPHRGRMPLQTTMLNMRPAKIFHKLSGESEFPDDAPAMSDTLSHFHTSEDLEVEGKKIHMSLIRNPSHLEAANPVAMGKTRSKQQSIRDGAFSDDHTKPFGTTVLNVLIHGDAAFAGQGVNQECLNMAYVPHFEVGGSIHLIVNNQIGFTTPGDRGRSTDYASDLAKTIQAPVLHVNGDNPEIVALVTQLAMQYQREFRKDIFIDMNCFRRWGHNEMDDPTFTNPQVYQIIHNRKSVPDMYVEKLIEDGVLNSEQAKSMRSDYWNYLDSELAISESYKPEANYFKKQWTGLTSATDNLTIWDTGLNYNLLNYIGHQSVSHPEDFNVHPHLLKTHIEGRRKKLDSGEKIDWSTAEALAIGSLMYQGHHVRISGEDVGRGTFSHRHVMLVDQKTNEMFIPLNNLKGGNGGKLEIAHSILSEEAVLGYEYGMAIDDPQKLIIWEAQFGDFANGAQIMIDNYIITGETKWMDSNGLVMLLPHGYDGAASEHSSCRIERFLQLCDSKETAPDGDNVNVNVVNPTTSAQYFHLLRRQLLRNFRKPLVVVAPKIMLRHPAATSRYVDFQPGTHFHNVLGDPTVVADQVRKVIVCSGKHFFVLDEERRKRGINNTALIRLESLCPFPAYELQQEIAKYAQAKSFVWSQEEHRNMGPWSFVRPRFEYLIGKQLKYVGRSEAATTATGIGKVHKREMEEIVTNSFN, encoded by the exons atgTTGCGTCAAATTACAGCTGCGCGTCATACCCAAACGTTCTTCCTTCAGCAGGTACATCGCAGAGGCTACCAAAGTGAGAAGGGTGTCTATGGTTACAGGCCGCTGCCAAAGCGCGTCTTTCGAG TGTCTGATGAAGTGCTGCAGTCGAGGAATGCCCAAGGCAATGTTTATCGTTGGATCGAGGCCTATCGCAAACATGGCCACAAACTGGCAACTATCAATCCTATCAGCATCAGAGATCAGCAGAG CACCACCATCGATGAACTGAACCCTGAGTTCTATGGGCTTGCTCCATATAATTCCGTACAGCCGCAGGGTTTAATAAATTTGCCAGAATTGGGTACAGGGAAGCCTGCAACCGTAATAGAATTGGCTACGTTGTTGAAAAACATTTACTGTGGCACATCGCTTAGTGCGGAATTCGACTACATTGAG AGCCTGGAGGAGCGCGAATGGCTATCGCGGCATTTTGAACAACTCGCTCTTGGataccagcagcagcagccgggTTTCAGCTTCTCAGAGGATGCGCGTCGTCAAATTGCCGAACTGCTGGTCAAATCGCAAACGTGGGACAATTTTATGGCGATTCGATTTGCAAGTGTTAAACGCTATGGTGGAGAGGGTGCCGAAAGTCTACTGGCCTTCTATTGGCAATTGTTGCGTAGCGCTGCACAAG ATGGCATTGAGGATATTGTTGTGGCAATGCCGCATCGTGGACGTATGCCTCTCCAAACGACGATGTTGAATATGCGACCAGCAAAAATTTTCCACAAGCTCAGCGGCGAGTCGGAGTTTCCGGATGATGCACCGGCTATGTCTGATACTTTAAGTCATTTCC ATACTTCCGAGGATCTGGAGGTGGAAGGCAAGAAGATACATATGAGTTTAATAAGAAACCCATCGCATTTGGAA GCAGCAAATCCTGTGGCTATGGGCAAAACCCGCTCCAAACAACAAAGCATTCGTGATGGTGCATTCAGTGATGATCATACAAAACCCTTTGGTACTACAGTACTCAATGTTCTCATTCATGGTGACGCCGCATTTGCTGGTCAAGGTGTTAATCAGGAATGTCTGAATATGGCCTACGTGCCACACTTTGAAGTGGGTGGCAGCATACATTTGATTGTGAACAATCAGATTGGTTTTACAACACCTGGCGATCGAGGTCGATCCACCGACTACGCTTCGGATTTGGCCAAAACCATTCAAGCTCCCGTTCTACATGTGAATGGAGACAATCCCGAAATAGTCGCTTTAGTAACACAATTGGCAATGCAATATCAAAGGGAATTCCGCAAAGATATATTCATTGATATGAATTGCTTTCGTCGTTGGGGACATAATGAAATGGACGATCCAACTTTTACGAATCCACAAGTTTACCAGATCATACACAATCGCAA ATCCGTACCTGATATGTATGTGGAAAAATTAATAGAGGATGGAGTGCTCAACTCGGAACAGGCAAAATCGATGCGTTCTGATTACTGGAATTATTTGGATTCTGAATTGGCTATATCAGAGAGTTATAAGCCCGAGGCAAACTACTTTAAGAAACAATGGACCGGCTTAACAAGTGCAACAGATAATCTCACCATCTGGGACACGGGTCTTAACTATAATCTACTTAACTATATTGGACATCAGAGTGTTTCTCATCCAGAAGATTTC AACGTTCATCCGCATCTGTTGAAAACCCATATTGAGGGCCGACGAAAGAAATTGGATAGCGGCGAAAAGATCGATTGGTCCACAGCGGAAGCCTTGGCGATCGGCAGTCTGATGTATCAAGGCCATCATGTACGCATTAGCGGGGAGGATGTGGGACGTGGAACCTTCTCTCATCGTCATGTCATGCTGGTCGATCAAAAGACCAATGAAATGTTCATACCATTAAATAACCTGAAAGGTGGTAACGGCGGCAAACTAGAAATTGCACACAGCATACTTTCCGAGGAGGCGGTGTTGGGCTATGAGTACGGAATGGCCATAGACGATCCGCAAAAGTTAATTATTTGGGAAGCGCAATTCGGTGATTTCGCGAACGGCGCACAAATAATGATCGACAATTACATAATCACAGGGGAGA CCAAGTGGATGGACTCAAATGGCTTGGTGATGTTGCTGCCACATGGCTACGATGGCGCCGCATCCGAGCATAGTTCCTGTCGCATTGAACGCTTTCTGCAGTTGTGTGACTCCAAAGAAACCGCACCCGATGGTGACAATGTAAATGTGAACGTTGTTAATCCCACCACTTCGGCTCAGTATTTCCATCTGTTACGCCGCCAATTGCTGCGCAATTTCCGCAAACCTCTCGTAGTGGTCGCCCCGAAAATAATGTTACGTCATCCAGCTGCCACATCAAGATATGTTGACTTCCAGCCGGGCACACACTTCCACAATGTGCTGG GTGACCCAACTGTTGTTGCCGACCAAGTTCGTAAAGTCATAGTCTGTTCAGGCAAGCATTTCTTTGTGCTAGATGAGGAGCGCCGAAAGAGAGGCATCAACAATACGGCCCTCATACGGCTCGAGTCATTATGCCCCTTTCCAGCCTATGAACTACAACAAGAGATAGCTAAATACGCACAGGCAAAGA GCTTTGTTTGGAGTCAGGAAGAGCACCGCAATATGGGCCCTTGGAGTTTTGTACGCCCTCGTTTTGAGTATTTGATCGGCAaacag CTGAAATACGTTGGCCGGTCTGAAGCAGCTACCACAGCAACTGGCATTGGCAAAGTGCATAAGCGAGAGATGGAAGAAATCGTTACGAACTCCTTTAACTAG
- the LOC105232512 gene encoding probable 2-oxoglutarate dehydrogenase E1 component DHKTD1 homolog, mitochondrial isoform X2: MVTGRCQSASFECLMKCCSRGMPKAMFIVGSRPIANMATNWQLSILSASEISRGCYHKYPNIHTLSYPLYSTTIDELNPEFYGLAPYNSVQPQGLINLPELGTGKPATVIELATLLKNIYCGTSLSAEFDYIESLEEREWLSRHFEQLALGYQQQQPGFSFSEDARRQIAELLVKSQTWDNFMAIRFASVKRYGGEGAESLLAFYWQLLRSAAQDGIEDIVVAMPHRGRMPLQTTMLNMRPAKIFHKLSGESEFPDDAPAMSDTLSHFHTSEDLEVEGKKIHMSLIRNPSHLEAANPVAMGKTRSKQQSIRDGAFSDDHTKPFGTTVLNVLIHGDAAFAGQGVNQECLNMAYVPHFEVGGSIHLIVNNQIGFTTPGDRGRSTDYASDLAKTIQAPVLHVNGDNPEIVALVTQLAMQYQREFRKDIFIDMNCFRRWGHNEMDDPTFTNPQVYQIIHNRKSVPDMYVEKLIEDGVLNSEQAKSMRSDYWNYLDSELAISESYKPEANYFKKQWTGLTSATDNLTIWDTGLNYNLLNYIGHQSVSHPEDFNVHPHLLKTHIEGRRKKLDSGEKIDWSTAEALAIGSLMYQGHHVRISGEDVGRGTFSHRHVMLVDQKTNEMFIPLNNLKGGNGGKLEIAHSILSEEAVLGYEYGMAIDDPQKLIIWEAQFGDFANGAQIMIDNYIITGETKWMDSNGLVMLLPHGYDGAASEHSSCRIERFLQLCDSKETAPDGDNVNVNVVNPTTSAQYFHLLRRQLLRNFRKPLVVVAPKIMLRHPAATSRYVDFQPGTHFHNVLGDPTVVADQVRKVIVCSGKHFFVLDEERRKRGINNTALIRLESLCPFPAYELQQEIAKYAQAKSFVWSQEEHRNMGPWSFVRPRFEYLIGKQLKYVGRSEAATTATGIGKVHKREMEEIVTNSFN; the protein is encoded by the exons ATGGTTACAGGCCGCTGCCAAAGCGCGTCTTTCGAG TGTCTGATGAAGTGCTGCAGTCGAGGAATGCCCAAGGCAATGTTTATCGTTGGATCGAGGCCTATCGCAAACATGGCCACAAACTGGCAACTATCAATCCTATCAGCATCAGAGATCAGCAGAGGTTGTTATCATAAGTACCCGAACATACACACTCTCTCATATCCATTATATAG CACCACCATCGATGAACTGAACCCTGAGTTCTATGGGCTTGCTCCATATAATTCCGTACAGCCGCAGGGTTTAATAAATTTGCCAGAATTGGGTACAGGGAAGCCTGCAACCGTAATAGAATTGGCTACGTTGTTGAAAAACATTTACTGTGGCACATCGCTTAGTGCGGAATTCGACTACATTGAG AGCCTGGAGGAGCGCGAATGGCTATCGCGGCATTTTGAACAACTCGCTCTTGGataccagcagcagcagccgggTTTCAGCTTCTCAGAGGATGCGCGTCGTCAAATTGCCGAACTGCTGGTCAAATCGCAAACGTGGGACAATTTTATGGCGATTCGATTTGCAAGTGTTAAACGCTATGGTGGAGAGGGTGCCGAAAGTCTACTGGCCTTCTATTGGCAATTGTTGCGTAGCGCTGCACAAG ATGGCATTGAGGATATTGTTGTGGCAATGCCGCATCGTGGACGTATGCCTCTCCAAACGACGATGTTGAATATGCGACCAGCAAAAATTTTCCACAAGCTCAGCGGCGAGTCGGAGTTTCCGGATGATGCACCGGCTATGTCTGATACTTTAAGTCATTTCC ATACTTCCGAGGATCTGGAGGTGGAAGGCAAGAAGATACATATGAGTTTAATAAGAAACCCATCGCATTTGGAA GCAGCAAATCCTGTGGCTATGGGCAAAACCCGCTCCAAACAACAAAGCATTCGTGATGGTGCATTCAGTGATGATCATACAAAACCCTTTGGTACTACAGTACTCAATGTTCTCATTCATGGTGACGCCGCATTTGCTGGTCAAGGTGTTAATCAGGAATGTCTGAATATGGCCTACGTGCCACACTTTGAAGTGGGTGGCAGCATACATTTGATTGTGAACAATCAGATTGGTTTTACAACACCTGGCGATCGAGGTCGATCCACCGACTACGCTTCGGATTTGGCCAAAACCATTCAAGCTCCCGTTCTACATGTGAATGGAGACAATCCCGAAATAGTCGCTTTAGTAACACAATTGGCAATGCAATATCAAAGGGAATTCCGCAAAGATATATTCATTGATATGAATTGCTTTCGTCGTTGGGGACATAATGAAATGGACGATCCAACTTTTACGAATCCACAAGTTTACCAGATCATACACAATCGCAA ATCCGTACCTGATATGTATGTGGAAAAATTAATAGAGGATGGAGTGCTCAACTCGGAACAGGCAAAATCGATGCGTTCTGATTACTGGAATTATTTGGATTCTGAATTGGCTATATCAGAGAGTTATAAGCCCGAGGCAAACTACTTTAAGAAACAATGGACCGGCTTAACAAGTGCAACAGATAATCTCACCATCTGGGACACGGGTCTTAACTATAATCTACTTAACTATATTGGACATCAGAGTGTTTCTCATCCAGAAGATTTC AACGTTCATCCGCATCTGTTGAAAACCCATATTGAGGGCCGACGAAAGAAATTGGATAGCGGCGAAAAGATCGATTGGTCCACAGCGGAAGCCTTGGCGATCGGCAGTCTGATGTATCAAGGCCATCATGTACGCATTAGCGGGGAGGATGTGGGACGTGGAACCTTCTCTCATCGTCATGTCATGCTGGTCGATCAAAAGACCAATGAAATGTTCATACCATTAAATAACCTGAAAGGTGGTAACGGCGGCAAACTAGAAATTGCACACAGCATACTTTCCGAGGAGGCGGTGTTGGGCTATGAGTACGGAATGGCCATAGACGATCCGCAAAAGTTAATTATTTGGGAAGCGCAATTCGGTGATTTCGCGAACGGCGCACAAATAATGATCGACAATTACATAATCACAGGGGAGA CCAAGTGGATGGACTCAAATGGCTTGGTGATGTTGCTGCCACATGGCTACGATGGCGCCGCATCCGAGCATAGTTCCTGTCGCATTGAACGCTTTCTGCAGTTGTGTGACTCCAAAGAAACCGCACCCGATGGTGACAATGTAAATGTGAACGTTGTTAATCCCACCACTTCGGCTCAGTATTTCCATCTGTTACGCCGCCAATTGCTGCGCAATTTCCGCAAACCTCTCGTAGTGGTCGCCCCGAAAATAATGTTACGTCATCCAGCTGCCACATCAAGATATGTTGACTTCCAGCCGGGCACACACTTCCACAATGTGCTGG GTGACCCAACTGTTGTTGCCGACCAAGTTCGTAAAGTCATAGTCTGTTCAGGCAAGCATTTCTTTGTGCTAGATGAGGAGCGCCGAAAGAGAGGCATCAACAATACGGCCCTCATACGGCTCGAGTCATTATGCCCCTTTCCAGCCTATGAACTACAACAAGAGATAGCTAAATACGCACAGGCAAAGA GCTTTGTTTGGAGTCAGGAAGAGCACCGCAATATGGGCCCTTGGAGTTTTGTACGCCCTCGTTTTGAGTATTTGATCGGCAaacag CTGAAATACGTTGGCCGGTCTGAAGCAGCTACCACAGCAACTGGCATTGGCAAAGTGCATAAGCGAGAGATGGAAGAAATCGTTACGAACTCCTTTAACTAG